A window from Peromyscus eremicus chromosome 5, PerEre_H2_v1, whole genome shotgun sequence encodes these proteins:
- the LOC131910408 gene encoding protein CTLA-2-beta-like: MLQKHHYSFALVFVTSLVLSYCLRMASAAPPRDPSLDAEWEEWKMNFKKSYSPDEEGHRRAVWEKNKKFIEKHNADYEQGKTSFTMGLNGFSDMTREEFLTICCGRSKSTKDLPKSKNLEENSNVAPVMD; encoded by the exons ATGCTCCAAAAACATCATTACAGCTTTGCTCTG GTTTTTGTGACCTCATTAGTGCTGTCCTACTGCTTGAGAATGGCCTCAGCTGCTCCACCACGTGATCCCAGTTTGGATGCTGAATGGGAGGAATGGAAGATGAACTTTAAAAAATCCTACAGCCCG gatgaagaagggcacAGAAGAGCAGTGTgggaaaagaataagaaatttaTTGAGAAGCACAATGCAGACTATGAGCAGGGAAAGACAAGCTTCACTATGGGCCTGAATGGATTTAGCGACATG ACACGGGAGGAATTCTTGACCATTTGCTGTGGAAGATCAAAGTCTACAAAAGATTTGCCTAAATCTAAGAATTTAGAAGAGAACAGCAATGTGGCACCTGTGATGGATTAG
- the LOC131910411 gene encoding protein CTLA-2-beta-like, which produces MASASPSPDPSLDAEWQEWKRKYEKTYSQDEEGHRRMVWEENKKKIEEHNAEYEQGMASFCMGLNEFSDLTNDEFWEVMTRSSDSVLEDQEIINTHLFSDIPEFENLTEENNMIPEKDQCKEKAPSSVPLHRTCAMNIFSNEQIRTVF; this is translated from the exons ATGGCTTCAGCTTCTCCATCACCTGATCCCAGTTTGGATGCGGAATGGCAGGAGTGGAAGAGGAAATACGAGAAAACTTACAGCCAG gATGAAGAAGGACACAGGAGAATGGTGTGGGaggaaaataagaagaaaattgaGGAGCACAATGCAGAATATGAGCAGGGCATGGCCAGCTTCTGCATGGGCCTGAATGAATTTAGTGATTTG ACTAATgatgaattctgggaagtgatgACTCGCTCTTCAGACTCAGTATTAGAAGACCAGGAGATAATCAACACACATCTCTTTAGTGATATTCCTGAATTTGAGAATTTGACAGAGGAAAACAATATGATACCTGAGAAGGATCAG TGCAAAGAGAAGGCACCATCTTCCGTTCCACTACACCGCACCTGTGCCATGAATATCTTTTCTAATGAACAGATCAGAACTGTGTTCTAG